A single genomic interval of Streptococcus oralis subsp. dentisani harbors:
- the mgtA gene encoding magnesium-translocating P-type ATPase yields the protein MKTTKERLAAAIHTPLKETLSFYKTSLTGLTEEQVEENRNLYGENTITKGQEDSILKKIYESIINPFTIILLVIAMISMVTNVWLAKPGQEDPTTSIIIVVLVLISGGIRFVQELRSDKAATNLSKMIVNTATVIREGQSLEVAIEDLVVGDIVKLSAGDMIPADLILIESRDFFVQQSGLTGESDSVEKLALSKMSQSNFDSLLEAEALAFMGTNVISGSAKALVLAVGDDTMMGEIEQTLNTYDEPTSFEREMNSISWLLIRLMLVMVPIVFLSNGLTDGDWLEAGVFALSVGVGLTPEMLPMIITASLAKGSIIMAKEKVVIKKLNAIQDLGAIDILCTDKTGTLTQDEIVLEYPLDIHGDLDLSVLRRAYLNSYFQTGLKNLMDRAIISRTEKEAKEHAILQNLDTSFQKIDELPFDFERRRMSVIVKDENEVVSLVTKGALEEMLAISTHVEYQGQISPLTDDIRVEILKEVDQLNQQGLRVLGVAYKTGLKEGFAYSVEDEKEMILTGYLAFLDPPKPSAAPAIQALLEHGVQTKILTGDNEKVTQAVCEKVGLDVDQILLGSDIDAMTDEELTQAVEKVTVFAKLSPDQKARIILQIKSNGHCVGYMGDGINDAPSMKVADVGISVDTAVDIAKETADVILLDKDLMVLEKGLVEGRKVYANMTKYIKMTVSSNFGNIFSLLVSGIFLPFLPMAPIHLIVLNLVYDLSCIALPFDNVDEDFLKHPHKWEAKSITRFMIWMGPISSAFDILTFILLYFVIVPMATGQAYVHGAESATDFIILFQTGWFIESMWSQTMVIHMLRSAKLPFLQSRPSWFVLGTTLLAASFVTFLPYSSIAGLLHLIPLKPIYFLFLLLIIVLYMISVTVVKRMYIKKFKSWL from the coding sequence ATGAAAACTACAAAAGAAAGATTAGCAGCAGCTATTCACACACCTCTAAAAGAAACTCTATCTTTTTACAAGACAAGTCTAACAGGCTTGACTGAGGAGCAGGTGGAGGAAAATCGTAACCTATATGGTGAAAACACCATCACCAAGGGTCAAGAAGACAGTATCCTCAAAAAGATTTACGAATCTATTATCAATCCATTTACAATCATCCTGCTGGTCATTGCAATGATTTCCATGGTGACCAATGTCTGGTTGGCGAAGCCTGGACAAGAGGATCCGACAACCTCTATCATCATCGTCGTTCTCGTTTTAATATCTGGTGGCATACGCTTTGTTCAAGAATTACGGAGCGATAAAGCTGCGACCAATCTTTCAAAAATGATTGTGAACACAGCTACGGTTATTCGCGAGGGCCAGAGTTTAGAGGTTGCAATTGAAGATTTGGTCGTTGGAGATATAGTCAAATTGAGTGCTGGGGATATGATTCCGGCAGACCTCATTTTAATTGAATCACGCGATTTCTTTGTTCAACAGTCTGGCTTGACAGGTGAAAGTGACTCGGTTGAAAAACTGGCCTTGTCAAAAATGAGTCAGTCAAACTTTGATAGTCTGCTAGAAGCAGAAGCGCTCGCCTTTATGGGAACCAATGTGATATCAGGAAGTGCCAAGGCTTTGGTTCTAGCGGTCGGTGATGACACCATGATGGGAGAAATCGAGCAAACCCTCAATACCTATGACGAACCGACCTCTTTTGAGCGGGAGATGAACAGTATCTCTTGGCTCTTAATCCGTTTGATGTTAGTCATGGTTCCCATCGTCTTTCTCTCCAATGGCTTGACAGATGGAGATTGGTTAGAAGCTGGCGTATTTGCTTTGAGCGTAGGAGTCGGGCTTACACCTGAGATGCTTCCCATGATTATCACGGCAAGTTTAGCAAAAGGCTCCATTATCATGGCCAAGGAAAAAGTCGTCATCAAAAAACTCAATGCCATACAAGATCTAGGTGCTATTGATATCCTATGCACGGATAAAACCGGAACCCTTACCCAAGACGAAATTGTCCTTGAATATCCTTTGGATATACATGGAGATTTGGATTTGTCTGTGTTGAGACGTGCCTATCTCAATTCCTATTTTCAAACCGGTTTGAAAAACTTGATGGACCGTGCCATTATCAGTAGAACTGAAAAAGAAGCTAAAGAACACGCTATTCTACAAAATTTGGATACTAGCTTCCAAAAAATAGATGAATTGCCCTTTGATTTTGAACGCAGACGGATGAGTGTTATCGTCAAGGATGAAAACGAAGTTGTTAGTTTGGTAACCAAGGGTGCCCTAGAGGAAATGCTTGCGATTTCAACCCATGTGGAATATCAAGGTCAGATTAGCCCTCTGACGGATGATATCCGAGTGGAAATCTTAAAAGAAGTAGACCAACTCAATCAACAGGGCTTGCGAGTCTTGGGAGTCGCCTATAAAACAGGCCTAAAAGAAGGTTTTGCTTACTCCGTTGAAGATGAAAAGGAGATGATTCTAACAGGATATCTTGCCTTTCTAGATCCACCAAAACCATCTGCAGCCCCTGCTATCCAAGCTTTGCTGGAGCATGGTGTTCAAACGAAAATCTTGACGGGGGACAATGAGAAGGTAACACAAGCGGTATGTGAAAAAGTTGGTTTAGACGTTGATCAAATCTTGCTGGGTTCTGATATTGATGCCATGACGGACGAAGAGTTGACCCAAGCAGTTGAGAAGGTGACTGTCTTTGCCAAACTCTCTCCAGATCAAAAAGCACGAATTATTTTACAAATCAAATCTAATGGACATTGTGTCGGCTATATGGGAGATGGGATCAATGATGCCCCTTCTATGAAAGTAGCAGATGTGGGGATTTCTGTTGATACAGCAGTAGATATTGCCAAAGAGACAGCTGATGTCATTTTGCTAGATAAAGATTTGATGGTGCTTGAAAAAGGTTTGGTTGAAGGACGCAAGGTCTATGCCAACATGACCAAATACATCAAGATGACGGTCAGCTCTAATTTCGGGAACATTTTCTCTCTTTTAGTGTCTGGTATCTTTTTGCCTTTCCTTCCTATGGCTCCGATTCACTTGATTGTGTTAAACCTAGTCTACGATCTTTCTTGCATTGCCTTGCCATTTGATAATGTAGATGAAGACTTTTTAAAACATCCTCATAAGTGGGAAGCCAAGTCTATTACTCGCTTTATGATTTGGATGGGTCCGATTTCTTCTGCCTTTGATATTTTGACCTTTATCTTGCTCTATTTTGTCATTGTTCCAATGGCGACAGGTCAAGCCTATGTCCACGGAGCAGAGTCGGCAACGGACTTTATCATCTTGTTCCAGACAGGTTGGTTCATTGAATCCATGTGGTCCCAAACCATGGTTATCCATATGCTTCGTTCAGCAAAGCTTCCTTTCTTACAAAGTCGTCCATCATGGTTTGTTCTTGGAACAACCTTGCTAGCAGCCAGTTTTGTGACCTTCCTTCCCTATTCTTCAATCGCTGGCCTCCTTCATTTAATCCCTTTGAAACCAATTTATTTCCTTTTTTTGCTATTGATAATCGTTCTCTATATGATCAGTGTTACAGTTGTGAAACGAATGTACATCAAAAAATTTAAAAGTTGGCTATAA
- a CDS encoding M24 family metallopeptidase: MNKRVQAFLAKMQEKELDGIIINNLKNVYYLTGFWGSNGTVFISRNRQVLVTDSRYIIAAKQEVTGFEIVADRDELAVIAGIVKDMGLSRIGFEDEISVSYYHRMQAAFTGIDLLPQTQFVEGLRMIKDEKEIATIRKACSISDQAFRDALDFIKPGKTEIEIANFLDFRMRELGAAGLSFDTILASGINSSKPHAHPMHKPVELGEAITMDFGCLYDHYVSDMTRTIYLGHVSDEQAEIYNTVLKANQALIDQAKAGLGFRDFDKIPRDIIVEAGYGDYFTHGIGHGIGLDIHEEPYFSQTSTDTIKAGMTLTDEPGIYIEGKYGVRIEDDILITDNGCELLTLAPKELIVI, encoded by the coding sequence ATGAATAAACGTGTACAAGCATTTCTAGCTAAAATGCAAGAAAAAGAACTAGATGGTATCATCATCAATAACCTTAAAAACGTCTATTATTTGACCGGTTTTTGGGGCTCAAACGGAACAGTCTTCATCAGCCGTAACCGTCAGGTTTTGGTGACAGACTCTCGCTATATCATTGCGGCCAAGCAAGAAGTGACAGGTTTTGAGATTGTGGCTGACCGCGATGAGTTGGCTGTCATTGCAGGAATTGTCAAGGATATGGGCTTGTCTCGCATCGGTTTTGAGGACGAGATTTCGGTCTCTTATTACCACCGTATGCAGGCAGCTTTTACAGGGATTGATTTGCTTCCGCAGACTCAGTTTGTTGAAGGTCTTCGAATGATTAAGGATGAGAAAGAGATTGCGACTATTCGCAAGGCTTGTTCCATCTCAGACCAAGCTTTCCGCGATGCACTTGACTTTATCAAACCAGGAAAGACAGAGATTGAGATTGCCAACTTCCTTGATTTCCGCATGCGTGAGCTAGGAGCGGCCGGCTTGTCTTTTGATACCATTTTAGCGAGTGGTATCAACTCTTCCAAACCCCACGCTCATCCTATGCATAAGCCAGTAGAGCTTGGCGAAGCCATTACCATGGACTTCGGTTGTCTCTACGACCACTATGTGAGTGATATGACACGGACCATTTATCTAGGTCATGTCAGTGACGAGCAAGCAGAAATCTACAACACAGTTTTGAAAGCCAACCAAGCTCTGATTGACCAAGCCAAGGCAGGTCTAGGTTTCCGCGACTTTGACAAAATTCCTCGTGATATTATCGTAGAAGCGGGTTATGGCGACTACTTTACCCACGGTATCGGACACGGTATCGGACTGGATATCCACGAAGAACCTTACTTTAGCCAAACATCAACTGATACGATTAAGGCAGGCATGACCTTGACAGATGAGCCTGGTATCTATATCGAAGGCAAATACGGGGTTCGTATTGAAGATGATATCCTGATTACAGATAACGGATGTGAATTATTGACCCTTGCTCCGAAAGAATTGATTGTTATCTAA
- the uvrA gene encoding excinuclease ABC subunit UvrA — translation MQDKIVIHGARAHNLKNIDVEIPRDKLVVVTGLSGSGKSSLAFDTLYAEGQRRYVESLSAYARQFLGNMEKPDVDAIDGLSPAISIDQKTTSKNPRSTVGTTTEINDYLRLLYARVGTPYCINGHGAIKASSVEQIVDKILELPERQRLQILAPVIRKKKGQHKSVIEKVQKDGYVRVRVDGEVYDVTEVPELSKSKQHNIDVVVDRIVIKEGIRSRLFDSIEAALRIAEGYVIIDTMDDSELLFSEHYACPVCGFTVPELEPRLFSFNAPFGSCSECDGLGIKLEVDVDLVVPDTSKTLREGALTPWNPISSNYYPNMLEQAMTAFGVDMDKPFEDLSEEDKNLILYGSDGKEFHFHYENEFGGVRDIDIPFEGVIGNIKRRYHETNSDYTRTQMRLYMNELTCGTCHGYRLNDQALSVRVGGEQGPHIGEISDLSIADHLDLVSQLTLSENEAIIARPILKEIKDRLTFLNNVGLNYLTLSRSAGTLSGGESQRIRLATQIGSNLSGVLYILDEPSIGLHQRDNDRLIASLKKMRDLGNTLIVVEHDEDTMREADYLIDVGPGAGVFGGEIVAAGTPKQVARNSKSITGQYLSGKRAIPVPAERRSGNGRFIEVTGARENNLQNITARFPLGKFIAVTGVSGSGKSTLINSILKKAIAQKLNRNSDKPGKFKTITGIEHVDRLIDIDQSPIGRTPRSNPATYTGVFDDIRDLFAQTNEAKIRGYKKGRFSFNVKGGRCEACSGDGIIKIEMHFLPDVYVACEVCHGTRYNSETLEVHYKEKNISQVLDMTVNDAVEFFQHIPKIQRKLQTIKDVGLGYVTLGQPATTLSGGEAQRMKLASELHKRSTGKSFYILDEPTTGLHTEDIARLLKVLARFVDDGNTVLVIEHNLDVIKTADHIIDLGPEGGVGGGTIIATGTPEEVAGNEASYTGHYLKGKLHHE, via the coding sequence ATGCAAGATAAAATTGTGATTCATGGGGCGCGTGCCCATAACTTAAAAAATATTGATGTGGAGATTCCACGAGACAAGCTGGTCGTCGTGACTGGTTTGTCAGGTTCTGGGAAATCCAGTCTGGCCTTTGATACCCTCTATGCGGAGGGCCAACGTCGCTATGTAGAGAGTCTATCAGCCTATGCTCGCCAGTTCTTGGGCAATATGGAAAAACCAGATGTAGATGCCATTGATGGCCTCAGCCCTGCTATTTCCATCGACCAGAAAACCACTAGCAAAAACCCTCGCTCGACGGTGGGAACGACGACTGAAATCAATGATTATCTGCGTCTCCTCTACGCACGTGTGGGGACGCCTTACTGTATTAACGGGCACGGGGCTATCAAGGCTTCTTCTGTGGAGCAAATCGTGGATAAGATCTTGGAATTGCCAGAACGCCAACGTCTGCAAATCTTAGCTCCAGTTATCCGAAAGAAAAAAGGGCAACATAAGAGCGTCATTGAGAAGGTTCAGAAAGATGGTTATGTCCGCGTCCGTGTGGATGGGGAGGTCTATGATGTGACCGAAGTTCCAGAGCTGTCTAAGAGCAAGCAACACAATATCGATGTTGTGGTCGACCGTATTGTCATCAAAGAGGGCATTCGTAGCCGTCTCTTTGATTCCATTGAGGCTGCCCTTCGTATCGCAGAAGGCTATGTGATTATCGACACTATGGATGATTCTGAGTTGCTATTCTCTGAGCACTATGCCTGTCCAGTTTGTGGCTTTACTGTTCCAGAGTTAGAGCCACGTCTCTTCTCCTTCAATGCGCCTTTTGGCTCTTGTAGTGAGTGCGATGGTTTGGGCATAAAGCTAGAGGTGGATGTTGACTTGGTGGTTCCTGATACCAGCAAAACTTTGCGTGAAGGAGCGCTGACGCCTTGGAATCCTATCTCATCTAACTACTATCCAAACATGCTAGAGCAGGCCATGACAGCCTTTGGAGTCGATATGGATAAGCCCTTTGAGGACTTGTCAGAAGAAGATAAAAACTTGATTCTTTACGGCTCGGATGGCAAGGAATTTCATTTCCACTATGAAAATGAATTTGGTGGTGTGCGCGATATTGACATTCCTTTTGAAGGAGTGATTGGCAATATCAAGCGTCGTTACCATGAAACCAATAGTGACTACACGCGCACCCAGATGCGCCTCTACATGAATGAGCTAACCTGCGGAACTTGCCATGGCTACCGTCTCAATGACCAGGCCTTGTCTGTTCGTGTGGGTGGAGAGCAAGGACCCCATATCGGAGAGATATCAGACCTGTCTATCGCAGACCACTTGGACTTGGTGAGCCAGCTGACCTTGTCTGAAAACGAAGCCATCATTGCTCGTCCCATTCTCAAGGAAATAAAGGATCGTTTGACCTTCCTCAATAACGTAGGTCTTAACTATTTGACTCTGTCACGTTCGGCAGGAACCCTTTCGGGTGGGGAGAGTCAGCGAATTCGCTTGGCAACCCAGATTGGGTCCAACCTCTCAGGCGTCCTCTATATATTGGATGAGCCGTCAATCGGTCTCCACCAGAGGGATAATGACCGTCTCATTGCCAGTCTGAAAAAGATGCGTGACTTGGGCAATACTCTCATCGTGGTAGAACATGACGAAGATACCATGCGCGAGGCGGATTATCTGATTGACGTTGGTCCGGGTGCTGGTGTTTTTGGTGGGGAGATTGTTGCTGCAGGAACGCCCAAACAGGTTGCTCGCAACAGCAAGTCTATCACAGGTCAGTATTTGTCAGGGAAACGTGCCATTCCAGTGCCAGCAGAGCGCCGTTCCGGAAATGGTCGTTTTATCGAGGTGACAGGAGCGCGTGAGAACAACTTGCAAAATATCACTGCTCGCTTCCCGCTAGGGAAATTCATCGCAGTGACGGGGGTATCGGGTTCAGGGAAGTCGACCTTAATCAACAGCATCCTCAAAAAAGCCATTGCTCAAAAACTCAACCGTAACTCAGACAAACCTGGTAAGTTTAAAACGATTACGGGGATTGAGCATGTCGATCGTCTGATTGATATTGACCAGAGCCCCATTGGACGAACGCCGAGGTCTAACCCAGCTACCTATACGGGAGTTTTTGATGATATTCGTGACCTCTTTGCCCAGACAAATGAAGCCAAGATACGAGGCTACAAGAAGGGCCGTTTCAGTTTCAACGTCAAGGGTGGTCGTTGCGAAGCCTGCTCAGGTGACGGGATCATCAAGATCGAAATGCACTTCTTGCCAGATGTATACGTAGCTTGTGAAGTCTGCCACGGAACTCGTTACAACAGTGAAACCCTAGAAGTTCACTACAAGGAAAAGAACATCTCGCAGGTCTTGGACATGACCGTCAACGATGCGGTGGAATTCTTCCAACACATTCCTAAGATTCAACGCAAACTCCAGACCATCAAGGATGTAGGGCTGGGCTATGTAACGTTAGGTCAACCGGCTACCACCCTTTCTGGAGGAGAAGCTCAGCGTATGAAGTTGGCTAGTGAGCTCCACAAACGCTCGACAGGAAAATCTTTCTACATTCTGGATGAGCCGACGACAGGGCTTCATACCGAGGACATCGCTCGCTTGCTTAAAGTCTTGGCTCGCTTTGTTGACGATGGCAATACCGTCCTCGTCATCGAGCATAATCTAGATGTTATCAAGACAGCAGACCATATTATCGACTTGGGACCTGAGGGCGGTGTCGGTGGTGGAACTATCATCGCAACAGGAACTCCAGAAGAAGTAGCGGGCAATGAAGCCAGCTACACAGGACACTATTTGAAAGGAAAGTTACATCATGAATAA
- a CDS encoding magnesium transporter CorA family protein produces MKQVFLSTTTEFKEIDTLEPGTWINLVNPTQNESLEIANAFDIDITDLRAPLDAEEMSRITIEDEYTLIIVDVPITEERNNRTYYVTIPLGIIITEETIITTCLEALPVLDVFINRRLRNFYTFMRSRFIFQILYRNAELYLTALRSIDRKSEQIESQLHKSTRNEELIELMELEKTIVYFKASLKTNERVIKKLTSATSNIKKYLEDQDLLEDTLIETQQAIEMADIYGNVLHSMTETFASIISNNQNNIMKTLALVTIVMSVPTMIFSAYGMNFKDNEIPLNGEPHAFWLIVFIAFAMSVSLTLYLIHKKWF; encoded by the coding sequence ATGAAACAAGTTTTTCTCTCAACAACAACTGAATTTAAAGAGATCGACACGCTTGAACCGGGTACTTGGATCAACCTCGTCAATCCTACACAAAATGAATCATTGGAAATCGCCAACGCCTTCGATATCGACATCACCGACCTCCGAGCACCACTTGATGCGGAAGAAATGTCCCGTATTACCATCGAAGATGAGTATACTTTGATCATCGTAGACGTTCCCATCACAGAGGAAAGAAACAACCGCACCTACTACGTAACGATTCCGCTGGGAATTATCATCACCGAGGAAACCATTATCACCACCTGCTTGGAAGCCCTCCCCGTTCTCGATGTCTTTATCAACCGTAGACTGCGCAACTTTTACACCTTCATGCGTTCACGCTTTATCTTCCAGATTCTCTACCGCAACGCAGAGCTTTACCTTACGGCCCTTCGTTCAATCGACCGTAAGAGTGAACAAATCGAAAGTCAACTTCACAAGTCTACTCGAAACGAGGAGCTGATCGAGCTCATGGAATTGGAAAAGACCATCGTCTATTTCAAGGCCTCACTTAAGACGAACGAGCGCGTGATTAAGAAATTAACCAGCGCAACTAGCAATATCAAGAAATACCTAGAGGACCAAGACCTACTCGAAGACACCCTGATTGAAACCCAACAGGCCATCGAGATGGCAGATATCTATGGAAATGTCCTTCACTCTATGACAGAGACATTTGCCTCTATCATTTCCAACAACCAGAACAACATCATGAAAACTCTGGCTCTCGTGACCATCGTCATGTCTGTCCCAACCATGATTTTCTCAGCCTACGGCATGAACTTCAAGGATAATGAAATCCCTCTGAACGGTGAGCCGCACGCCTTCTGGTTAATCGTCTTTATCGCCTTTGCTATGAGTGTTTCGCTCACTCTCTATCTCATCCATAAAAAATGGTTCTAA
- a CDS encoding DUF1129 domain-containing protein gives MSQIDLQKLTKKNQEFIHIATQQFLKDGKTDAEIKAVFEEVIPKILEEQAKGTTARSLYGAPTHWAHSFTVKEQYEKEHPKENDDPKLMIMDSALFITSLFALVSALTTFFSTDQAIGYGLITLLLVGLVGGLAFYLMYYFVYQYYGPDTDRSQRPPFWKSILVILASMVLWLVVFFATSFLPANLNPILAPLPLAILGAALLALRFYLKKRFNIRSASAGPSRY, from the coding sequence ATGTCTCAGATTGATTTACAAAAACTAACCAAGAAAAACCAAGAGTTTATCCACATCGCTACCCAACAATTTCTCAAAGATGGCAAAACAGACGCTGAAATCAAGGCTGTCTTTGAGGAAGTTATTCCTAAAATCCTTGAAGAACAAGCCAAAGGAACGACAGCTCGTTCCCTCTATGGCGCTCCAACCCACTGGGCTCATAGCTTCACTGTCAAGGAGCAATATGAAAAAGAGCACCCTAAGGAAAATGACGATCCAAAACTCATGATTATGGACTCAGCCCTTTTTATCACCAGTCTCTTTGCATTGGTTAGCGCTCTAACTACCTTCTTCTCTACAGATCAGGCTATTGGCTATGGGTTGATTACCCTCTTGTTGGTTGGACTTGTAGGAGGACTTGCCTTCTACTTGATGTACTACTTTGTCTACCAGTACTATGGACCAGACACAGACCGTAGCCAACGTCCTCCATTCTGGAAGTCAATCCTCGTCATCCTGGCCTCTATGGTCCTTTGGTTGGTTGTCTTCTTTGCAACAAGCTTCCTACCAGCCAACCTCAATCCAATCCTTGCTCCATTGCCTTTGGCTATCCTGGGAGCTGCCCTTCTCGCTCTTCGCTTCTATCTCAAGAAACGTTTCAATATCCGAAGTGCAAGCGCGGGCCCATCACGTTACTAA
- a CDS encoding S66 family peptidase: MVSTIGIVSLSSGVIGEDFVKHEVDLGIQRLKDLGLNPVFLQHSLKGLDFIKDHPEARAEDLMQAFSDDSIDMILCAIGGDDTYRLLPYFFENNQLQKVIKQKIFLGFSDTTMNHLMLHKLGIKTFYGQSFLADICELDKEMLPYSLHYFKELIETGKISEIRPSDVWYEERTDFSPKALGTARISHVNTGFDLLQGNAQFKGEILGGCLESLYDIFDNSRYADSTELCQKYKLFPDLSDWEGKILLLETSEEKPEPDDFKNMLLTLKKTGIFEVISGLLVGKPMDETFYDDYKEAILDIIDSNIPIVYNLNVGHATPRAIVPFGVHAYVDAQEQVIRFDHNKK; the protein is encoded by the coding sequence ATGGTTTCTACTATTGGTATTGTTAGTTTGTCTAGCGGTGTTATCGGAGAGGATTTTGTCAAACACGAAGTCGACTTGGGTATCCAACGTCTCAAGGATTTGGGACTCAATCCTGTCTTTTTGCAACATTCGCTAAAGGGTTTAGACTTTATCAAGGACCATCCTGAGGCGCGTGCAGAGGATTTGATGCAGGCCTTTTCGGATGATAGCATCGACATGATCCTATGCGCCATCGGTGGGGACGATACCTATCGTTTATTGCCCTACTTTTTTGAAAATAACCAACTACAGAAGGTTATCAAACAAAAGATTTTTCTTGGCTTCTCAGATACAACCATGAACCACCTTATGTTGCATAAACTAGGGATCAAGACTTTTTATGGTCAATCCTTTCTAGCAGACATTTGTGAATTGGACAAGGAGATGTTGCCCTATAGCCTTCACTACTTTAAAGAATTGATTGAGACTGGAAAAATCTCAGAAATCCGCCCTAGCGACGTTTGGTATGAGGAGCGGACTGATTTTAGTCCCAAGGCTCTGGGAACAGCTCGTATCAGTCATGTAAATACAGGTTTTGACTTATTACAAGGAAATGCTCAGTTTAAGGGAGAAATTCTCGGCGGTTGTCTTGAATCTCTCTACGATATCTTTGACAACTCTCGATACGCAGACAGCACGGAGCTCTGCCAAAAGTACAAACTCTTCCCTGACTTATCCGACTGGGAAGGAAAGATTCTCTTGTTAGAAACAAGCGAAGAAAAGCCTGAGCCTGATGACTTCAAAAATATGTTGCTAACTTTGAAAAAAACTGGAATATTTGAGGTTATCAGTGGGCTCTTGGTCGGAAAGCCAATGGATGAAACCTTTTATGACGACTATAAGGAAGCAATACTGGACATCATTGACAGCAATATCCCGATTGTCTATAATCTGAATGTCGGCCACGCAACTCCAAGAGCCATTGTGCCCTTTGGCGTTCACGCTTATGTGGATGCACAGGAGCAAGTCATTCGCTTTGACCATAACAAAAAATAA
- a CDS encoding SemiSWEET family transporter, with protein MTKQKINQIVGSIGAFIGIIVFIAYIPQIFANLQGNKAQPFQPLSAAVSCLIWVIYGWTKEPKKDWILIIPNSAGVVLGGLTFLTAL; from the coding sequence ATGACTAAACAAAAAATAAATCAAATTGTCGGTTCAATTGGAGCCTTTATCGGGATTATTGTATTTATCGCCTACATCCCACAAATTTTTGCCAATTTACAAGGCAACAAAGCTCAACCATTCCAGCCTTTATCCGCAGCAGTATCTTGTTTAATTTGGGTTATTTACGGGTGGACAAAAGAACCTAAGAAGGATTGGATACTAATTATTCCAAACTCAGCTGGCGTTGTCTTAGGTGGACTGACATTTCTCACTGCACTATAA
- a CDS encoding DNA-3-methyladenine glycosylase I → MTKRCGWVKMNNPLYVAYHDEEWGQPLHDDRALFELLCLETYQSGLSWETVLNKRQGFREAFHGYQIQAVAEMTDGELEALLENPAIIRNRAKIFATRANAQAFLQIQKTFGSFDAYLWSFVEGKTIINDVPDYHLAPAKTALSEKLSQDLKKRGFKFTGPVAVLAFLQAAGLIDDHENDCEWKSGS, encoded by the coding sequence ATGACAAAACGCTGTGGTTGGGTTAAAATGAACAACCCATTATATGTAGCCTACCATGATGAAGAGTGGGGCCAACCCCTTCATGATGACCGTGCTCTTTTTGAGTTGCTTTGTTTGGAAACTTACCAGTCGGGTCTATCTTGGGAAACGGTGCTAAACAAACGCCAAGGATTCCGAGAAGCATTTCATGGCTATCAAATTCAGGCGGTCGCGGAAATGACAGATGGGGAGTTGGAAGCCTTGTTAGAGAATCCAGCCATTATCCGAAATCGCGCCAAGATTTTTGCGACGCGTGCCAACGCCCAAGCATTTTTACAAATCCAGAAAACCTTTGGCTCTTTTGACGCTTATCTCTGGTCCTTTGTTGAGGGAAAAACCATCATCAATGATGTTCCTGACTATCACCTAGCGCCTGCTAAAACAGCCTTGTCTGAAAAGTTATCTCAAGATCTCAAAAAACGTGGTTTCAAATTCACAGGTCCAGTCGCAGTTTTAGCTTTTCTACAGGCGGCAGGTCTGATAGATGATCATGAGAATGATTGTGAGTGGAAAAGCGGAAGTTAG
- the ruvA gene encoding Holliday junction branch migration protein RuvA: MYEYLKGIITKITAKYIVLEVNGIGYILHVANPYAYSGQVNQETQIYVHQVVREDAHLLYGFRSEDEKKLFLSLISVSGIGPVSALAIIAADDNAGLVQAIETKNITYLTKFPKIGKKTAQQMVLDLEGKVVVASDDLPAKVAVQASAENQELEEAMEAMLALGYKATELKKIKKFFEGTTDTAENYIKSALKMLVK; the protein is encoded by the coding sequence ATGTACGAATATTTAAAAGGAATCATTACTAAAATCACTGCTAAATACATTGTTCTAGAGGTAAATGGTATCGGTTATATCTTGCATGTAGCTAATCCCTATGCTTACTCAGGTCAGGTTAATCAAGAAACTCAGATTTATGTGCACCAAGTTGTCCGTGAGGATGCCCATCTGCTTTACGGCTTTCGCTCAGAAGATGAGAAGAAGCTCTTTCTTAGTCTGATCTCGGTTTCTGGGATTGGACCTGTGTCAGCTCTTGCCATTATCGCTGCCGATGACAATGCTGGCTTGGTTCAGGCGATCGAGACTAAGAACATCACCTACTTGACTAAGTTCCCTAAAATTGGCAAGAAAACAGCCCAGCAGATGGTGCTAGACTTGGAAGGCAAGGTAGTTGTGGCTAGCGATGACCTTCCTGCCAAGGTCGCAGTGCAAGCCAGTGCTGAAAACCAAGAACTGGAAGAAGCTATGGAAGCCATGTTGGCACTGGGCTACAAGGCAACCGAGCTTAAGAAAATCAAGAAATTCTTTGAAGGAACGACGGATACAGCTGAGAACTATATCAAGTCAGCCCTTAAGATGTTGGTAAAATAG